From a single Lolium rigidum isolate FL_2022 chromosome 7, APGP_CSIRO_Lrig_0.1, whole genome shotgun sequence genomic region:
- the LOC124671598 gene encoding uncharacterized protein LOC124671598, whose protein sequence is MDLTGDLPTQPGSRGLAMLAAGIARSLAKENAGSNLVFSPLSIYAALGLLAAGARGDTLDEILRVLGARSRGELEEFVSCVAEEVFDDHSGYGGPRVAFACGVWSDLTCPLKPAFREAVVGTYKAEASTVDFTNDPEAARGQINAWVAQVTQNLIGSVFGPEAIKPFTRVVLGNAMYFKGSWAESFDKRDTTNKLFHRLDGSTVDVPFMQSWDRQYIAVHHGFKVLKLQYQMQSDPFAFAGQSRTQFSMCIFLPDAVDGLRSLVDMIASQPGFMHQHLPKNMLAVSQFRLPKFKLSFQGSIVAILKNLGLQLPFGDLADLSDMVADNESGLPLEVSEVIHKAAIEVNEEGTEAAAASVMSIQYGCSAIPPPSPPRVDFVADHSFVYFIVEEDTGVVVFAGHVLDPSKENCMNGGVMVVFIFVFGDVVMCVTGVTSGPMVVFGNVVGDMVMRLTGHERQCHGGVCLRVRRRGYACDGHDRRCHGGDGYESAMEATRNPMAQADLVGLAALSAGLARSLAEENAENNLAEASTVDFINNPEEARSQINAWVAQATSNLIGSIFGPRSITPLTRVVLGNAIYFKGKWERPFDKKRTTNKLFYRLDGGTVDDVPFMKSRSSQFIAVHNGFKVLKLRYQMAQAQGYAKESSDRNKRTKVSSVKPTQFSMCIFLPDGRDGLPNLVDMIASQPDFLHEHLPKKKVEVDEFRVPKSLRQFKLSFENSVVTILKKLGLQLPFSDQADLSGMVEPDESGLPLVLSDVFHKAIIEVNEEGTEAAAVTMMSIRVGCSMRPRPPPPQVDFVADHPFAYFIVEETTGAVVFAGHVLDPSREN, encoded by the exons ATGGACTTGACAGGGGACCTCCCGACGCAGCCCGGCTCTCGCGGCCTGGCCATGCTCGCCGCCGGAATCGCGAGAAGCCTCGCCAAGGAGAACGCGGGCAGCAACCTGGTGTTCTCGCCGCTGTCCATCTACGCCGCGCTCGGACTCCTGGCCGCCGGCGCCCGGGGCGACACCCTGGACGAGATCCTCCGCGTCCTCGGCGCGCGGTCACGCGGCGAGCTCGAGGAGTTCGTCTCCTGCGTGGCGGAAGAGGTGTTCGACGACCACTCAGGCTATGGCGGGCCGCGCGTCGCGttcgcctgcggcgtctggagcgaCCTGACGTGCCCGCTGAAACCAGCCTTCCGCGAGGCCGTCGTGGGCACGTACAAGGCCGAGGCGAGCACCGTCGACTTCACCAACGATccggaggcggcgcggggccAGATCAACGCCTGGGTCGCGCAGGTGACGCAGAACCTGATCGGCTCCGTCTTTGGTCCGGAAGCGATAAAGCCGTTCACCCGCGTCGTGCTCGGCAACGCCATGTACTTCAAGGGAAGCTGGGCCGAGTCCTTCGACAAGAGGGACACGACAAACAAGCTTTTCCACCGGCTCGACGGCAGCACCGTCGACGTGCCCTTCATGCAAAGCTGGGATCGCCAGTACATCGCCGTGCACCACgggttcaaggtcctcaagctccAGTACCAGATGCAGAGCGATCCTTTCGCGTTCGCGGGTCAGTCC CGCACACAATTCTCCATGTGCATCTTCCTCCCGGACGCCGTGGATGGCTTGCGGAGCCTGGTTGACATGATAGCATCCCAGCCTGGCTTCATGCACCAGCACCTGCCGAAGAATATGCTCGCCGTCAGCCAGTTCCGGTTGCCCAAGTTCAAGCTGTCATTCCAAGGCAGCATCGTTGCAATCCTCAAGAACCTGGGGCTTCAATTGCCGTTCGGCGATCTGGCCGATCTGTCTGATATGGTGGCGGACAATGAGTCTGGCTTACCACTGGAAGTGAGTGAGGTCATCCACAAGGCGGCCATCGAGGTTAACGAGGAAGGTACCGAAGCTGCAGCTGCTTCCGTCATGAGCATTCAGTATGGATGTAGCGCAATACCGCCACCGTCACCTCCTCGAGTGGATTTTGTAGCTGATCATTCCTTCGTGTACTTCATTGTCGAGGAGGATACCGGCGTTGTTGTCTTTGCGGGGCATGTCCTCGACCCCTCTAAAGAGAACT GCAtgaacggcggtgtcatggtggtgttcatcTTCGTGTTCGGTGACGTGGTGATgtgtgtgaccggcgtgaccagcGGTCCCATGGTGGTGTTCGGCAACGTCGTCGGCGACATGGTAATGCGTCTGACGGGGCATGAACGACAGTGTCATGGCGGTGTTTGTCTTCGTGTTCGGCGACGTGGTTATGCCTGTGACGGGCATGAccggcggtgccatggtggtgatggttatg AGTCAGCGATGGAAGCGACGAGGAACCCGATGGCGCAGGCTGACCTTGTCGGCCTGGCGGCGCTCTCAGCCGGCCTCGCGAGGTCCCTGGCCGAGGAGAACGCTGAAAACAACCTG GCCGAGGCTAGcaccgtcgacttcatcaacaaccCAGAGGAAGCACGGAGCCAGATCAACGCGTGGGTAGCGCAAGCCACGAGCAATCTGATCGGATCCATCTTCGGTCCGCGATCAATCACCCCGCTCACCCGCGTCGTCCTCGGCAACGCCATATACTTCAAGGGCAAGTGGGAAAGGCCCTTCGACAAGAAGCGCACAACCAACAAGCTTTTCTACCGCCTGGACGGCGGCACCGTCGACGATGTGCCCTTCATGAAGAGCCGGTCGTCCCAGTTCATCGCGGTGCACAACGGATTCAAGGTGCTGAAACTCCGGTACCAGATGGCACAAGCGCAAG GCTATGCGAAGGAGTCCTCTGATCGTAACAAGCGCACCAAGGTGTCCTCTGTCAAGCCTACACAGTTCTCTATGTGCATCTTCCTCCCTGATGGCCGCGACGGCTTGCCGAACCTGGTTGACATGATAGCATCCCAGCCCGACTTCCTGCACGAGCacctgccgaagaagaaggtcGAAGTCGACGAGTTCCGAGTCCCAAAGTCACTACGTCAG TTTAAGTTGTCCTTCGAAAACAGCGTCGTCACCATTCTCAAAAAGCTGGGGCTTCAGTTGCCATTCAGTGACCAAGCCGATCTGTCTGGCATGGTAGAGCCTGATGAATCCGGCTTGCCATTGGTCCTGAGTGATGTCTTTCATAAGGCGATTATCGAGGTAAACGAGGAAGGCACCGAAGCTGCGGCTGTCACCATGATGAGCATAAGGGTAGGATGTTCGATGAGACCACGGCCGCCACCTCCTCAAGTAGATTTTGTCGCTGACCATCCGTTTGCCTACTTCATAGTGGAGGAGACAACCGGTGCAGTTGTGTTTGCAGGGCATGTCCTCGACCCATCTAGAGAGAACTAG
- the LOC124678745 gene encoding probable metal-nicotianamine transporter YSL11: protein MATDAAAAAAALAHDADAVESGNLLRRRNVGSNADDDAHAEEEEEASVERAFLDKPVPTWTEQLTVRAFVVGFILSILFSVIVMKLNLTTGIIPSLNVSASLLAFFLVRLWTSAIERMGLLKQPFTRQENTVIQTCVVSAYGIAFSGGFGSYLFAMSETIAKQATEANDAMNIKNPQLGWIICFLLLVSFVGLFALVPMRKVMIVDYKLTYPSGTATAYLINGFHTPQGAELAKKQVRTLGKYFSLSFVWAFFQWFYTAGDDCGFNSFPTLGLEAYKNRFYFDFSATYVGVGMICPYLVNVSLMIGGILSWGLMWPLISTKKGIWYSASLPASSLHGLQAYKVFITIAVILGDGLFNFMMVFYKTVKAFIQMYKNKSKSLPVSDNGTPVATVEAESFDDKRRNELFMRDQIPKTIAFGGYVILAVVTIVCLPHIIPQLKWYYILVAYIFAPILAFCNAYGCGLTDWSLASTYGKVGIFVFGTWAGASHGGVLVGLAACGVMMNIVGTAADLMQDFKTGYMTLASPRSMFVSQVIGTAMGCVVSPCVFWLFYKSFNIGASDSAYPAPYTIMYRNMAILGVDGFSVLPKHCLTLCYIFFAAAFAINAIKEWLPKKVSKFIPIPMAMAIPFYLGPYFAIDMFIGSTILFCWEWMNKADAQAFAPAVASGLMCGDGIWALPQAVLSLANVNPPICMKFLSRAANAKVDAFLGN from the exons ATGGCGACggacgccgcggcggcggccgcagcCCTAGCCCACGATGCCGACGCGGTGGAATCGGgcaacctcctccgccgccgcaacGTCGGGAGCAATGCCGACGACGACGCccacgccgaggaggaggaggaggcgtccgTGGAGCGGGCGTTCCTGGACAAGCCGGTGCCGACGTGGACGGAGCAGCTGACGGTGCGCGCCTTCGTGGTGGGGTTCATCCTCTCCATCCTCTTCAGCGTCATCGTGATGAAGCTCAACCTCACCACCGGCATCATCCCGTCGCTCAACGTCTCCGCCAGcctcctcgccttcttcctcgtcCGCCTCTGGACGTCGGCCATCGAGAGGATGGGCTTGCTCAAGCAGCCCTTCACGCGCCAGGAGAACACCGTCATCCAGACGTGCGTCGTCTCCGCCTACGGCATCGCCTTCAGCG GTGGGTTTGGCAGTTACCTGTTTGCTATGAGCGAGACCATTGCTAAGCAAGCAACAGAAGCTAATGATGCAATGAATATCAAGAACCCCCAGCTCGGATGGATAATATGTTTTCTGCTTCTCGTTAGTTTCGTTGGGCTTTTTGCTCTGGTTCCCATGAGAAAG GTTATGATTGTGGACTACAAGCTCACATACCCAAGCGGCACTGCAACTGCTTATCTTATCAATGGATTCCACACACCACAAGGTGCTGAGCTTGCAAA GAAGCAAGTTCGGACATTGGGCAAGTACTTCTCGCTAAGCTTCGTCTGGGCCTTCTTCCAGTGGTTCTACACTGCCGGGGATGATTGTGGATTCAATTCCTTCCCAACACTTGGCCTTGAAGCTTACAAGAACAG GTTCTATtttgatttctcggctacttATGTTGGTGTGGGAATGATCTGCCCCTATCTCGTTAATGTATCTCTTATGATTGGAGGCATCCTCTCGTGGGGCCTAATGTGGCCACTCATAAGCACAAAGAAAGGAATTTGGTACTCTGCCTCTCTTCCAGCAAGTAGTCTACATGGACTGCAGGCTTACAAG GTGTTCATAACAATAGCAGTAATTCTTGGGGATGGCCTGTTTAACTTCATGATGGTATTCTATAAAACAGTGAAAGCTTTCATACAaatgtataagaacaaatcaaaaTCACTTCCCGTCTCTGACAATGGTACTCCTGTCGCCACTGTGGAAGCTGAGTCTTTTGATGACAAACGTCGCAATGAATTATTCATGAGGGATCAAATTCCCAAGACAATTGCATTCGGGGGTTATGTCATCCTAGCAGTGGTAACGATTGTTTGCCTTCCACACATCATCCCGCAGCTCAAGTGGTACTACATTTTGGTTGCATATATCTTTGCACCTATACTGGCCTTCTGCAATGCCTATGGATGTGGCCTAACAGATTGGTCCCTGGCCAGTACCTATGGTAAGGTTGGAATCTTTGTGTTCGGTACGTGGGCAGGTGCTTCGCACGGTGGCGTGCTAGTAGGATTGGCTGCCTGCGGTGTCATGATGAACATTGTGGGAACAGCTGCTGACCTGATGCAAGACTTCAAAACTGGGTATATGACTTTAGCCTCACCAAGGTCCATGTTCGTCAGCCAGGTGATAGGCACTGCAATGGGCTGTGTTGTTTCACCATGCGTCTTCTGGCTGTTCTACAAGTCCTTCAATATTGGTGCCAGTGACAGCGCTTACCCAGCACCTTATACCATTATGTACCGTAACATGGCAATCTTGGGTGTCGATGGCTTCTCTGTTCTCCCGAAGCACTGCCTCACGCTGTGCTACATTTTCTTTGCTGCTGCATTTGCCATCAATGCTATAAAAGAATGGCTGCCCAAGAAGGTGTCGAAGTTCATCCCGATCCCCATGGCAATGGCGATCCCTTTCTACCTTGGACCATACTTCGCCATCGATATGTTCATCGGGAGCACCATACTCTTCTGCTGGGAATGGATGAACAAAGCGGATGCACAGGCGTTTGCACCAGCAGTTGCATCTGGATTAATGTGTGGTGACGGAATTTGGGCCCTGCCACAGGCTGTTCTTTCTCTTGCCAACGTGAATCCTCCAATTTGCATGAAGTTCCTGTCAAGGGCTGCCAATGCCAAAGTGGACGCCTTCCTCGGGAACTAG
- the LOC124675993 gene encoding F-box protein At5g25290-like, translating into MLRTLRKLLSLSSYSLKEIQRNSPLMETEVVVRNSPEIPQDVLLEIFALLEIPDLMRAGSVCSSWRSACTTIRSQPELYKRLQTPCLLYTSESAGENVACLYSLAEKRVYNFTLPDPPIRSRYLVGSSHGWLVTADEKSELHLVNVATGQQIALPSVITNESVKPIFDNAGTIDKYELWDPMHDIDLDFQYIGHHMTIHALDELRDVFYYQSFIFPDPSTGSYIVVLIHGLSLQLSFARVGDCKWTLLPPGWDYQQCIYTDGLLYAFTRFGRVDTFDLTSPTFTMNTIADCMKNYIPECMYVVETPCGDLLQVRRDFEIIDTDDNKLICETKKILLYKVDMAAKELLEMKDLHDQVLFLGYNQSQSLSAKEFPQLKPNCVYFTDSESCVSKYKNYCRDIGVLNLENDTREEILPQLWCSWPNPIWLTPSLARMNWSCTNTQIDNLL; encoded by the coding sequence ATGTTGAGAACTTTGCGTAAGCTCCTATCTCTTTCTTCCTATTCGCTAAAGGAAATTCAGAGAAACTCACCGCTTATGGAAACTGAGGTCGTAGTCAGAAATTCGCCGGAGATTCCACAGGATGTATTGCTGGAAATCTTTGCCCTCCTGGAGATCCCTGACCTCATGCGTGCGGGATCTGTCTGCTCCTCCTGGCGCTCTGCGTGTACCACCATACGCAGCCAGCCTGAACTATACAAAAGGCTTCAGACCCCTTGCCTCCTCTACACGTCCGAGTCTGCTGGTGAGAACGTAGCTTGTCTCTACAGCCTCGCAGAAAAGCGAGTCTACAATTTTACTCTTCCAGATCCGCCTATCCGCAGTAGGTATCTGGTTGGGTCCTCACATGGCTGGCTTGTTACTGCTGATGAGAAGTCCGAGCTACACCTTGTCAACGTGGCCACTGGTCAACAGATTGCTCTCCCGTCAGTAATCACCAATGAGAGTGTGAAGCCGATCTTTGACAACGCAGGCACAATTGACAAATATGAGTTGTGGGACCCAATGCACGACATTGACTTAGACTTTCAATATATTGGTCACCATATGACAATCCATGCTCTTGATGAGCTTCGTGACGTCTTCTACTACCAATCCTTCATATTTCCTGATCCGTCCACAGGAAGCTACATTGTAGTTCTCATTCACGGTCTATCACTTCAGCTTTCGTTTGCAAGGGTAGGAGATTGCAAGTGGACCTTGCTGCCGCCAGGTTGGGACTACCAACAATGCATCTACACGGATGGTCTGCTGTACGCATTCACGAGATTCGGAAGAGTCGACACTTTTGATCTCACCAGTCCTACCTTCACAATGAATACAATTGCAGATTGCATGAAGAATTATATCCCTGAGTGCATGTATGTTGTTGAGACTCCGTGCGGCGATCTGCTGCAAGTTCGCAGGGATTTTGAAATCATAGATACGGATGACAACAAGCTCATATGCGAGACCAAGAAAATATTGCTATATAAAGTTGATATGGCAGCAAAAGAGCTTTTGGAAATGAAGGACTTGCATGATCAGGTGTTGTTTCTTGGGTATAACCAGTCGCAATCCCTTAGTGCTAAAGAATTTCCCCAGTTGAAGCCAAATTGTGTCTATTTCACAGATAGTGAGTCATGTGTTTCGAAATATAAGAATTATTGCAGGGATATAGGTGTTCTCAACTTGGAAAATGACACCAGGGAAGAAATTTTACCTCAGCTTTGGTGCAGCTGGCCGAACCCCATATGGTTAACACCTAGTCTCGCAAGGATGAATTGGAGTTGCACAAATACTCAGATAGATAACTTGTTGTAA
- the LOC124674626 gene encoding large ribosomal RNA subunit accumulation protein YCED homolog 2, chloroplastic-like codes for MQLQHTWPSSQLEAMERACSPALRLLPNPITKQLPSSWSHGRCRSLAVHARLPTEDDYAAESPKRVQVTQSLRRSRRRGTGTRQSLVSVGTSRGGGDEWSSEFDLTLRQLRLDDLIEDGQSDADVLVHLLVQQHSQFGMSIKGRVVTSFGKICDSCSTPYLTKIDDHFDITVLSSSRKDHSGMPEIGDNDPSVISVKPGTEIDIDSSIQETIRLAASAKSSCSEACEKSTVVWKSGGNQKRRYSQSWSKLLDLKRTLDKAPS; via the exons ATGCAATTGCAGCATACCTGGCCGAGCTCTCAGCTGGAAGCCATGGAGAGAGCCTGCAGCCCCGCGCTGAGGCTGCTGCCCAATCCGATCACGAAGCAGCTTCCGAGCAGCTGGAGCCACGGCAGATGCAGAAGCTTGGCCGTTCACGCGCGGCTTCCAACCGAAGATGATTACGCTGCCGAGTCACCGAAGAGAGTTCAAGTTACACAG AGCCTCAGGAGGAGCCGCCGGAGGGGAACCGGCACGCGGCAGAGCTTGGTCTCCGTCGGGACGTCTCGCGGCGGAGGAGATGAGTGGAGCAGTGAGTTCGACCTGACGCTCCGGCAGCTGCGGCTGGACGACCTGATCGAAGACGGGCAGAGCGACGCCGACGTCCTAGTGCACCTTCTGGTCCAGCAG cacagccagTTCGGTATGTCAATTAAAGGGCGGGTCGTCACTTCGTTCGGCAAGATATGCGATTCCTGCTCCACCCCCTACCTCACAAAG ATTGATGATCACTTTGATATCACGGTGCTGTCCTCCTCCAGGAAAGATCACAGTGGGATGCCTGAAATCGGAGACAATGATCCATCA GTCATCTCTGTGAAGCCAGGAACCGAGATTGACATCGACTCATCAATCCAAGAGACGATACGATTAGCAGCGTCAGCCAAG AGTTCGTGCTCAGAGGCGTGTGAAAAATCTACTGTCGTATGGAAAT CTGGTGGCAACCAGAAGAGAAGATACAGCCAAAGTTGGTCAAAACTCCTGGATCTGAAGAGAACTCTGGATAAAGCACCTAGCTGA